Proteins encoded by one window of Aliivibrio wodanis:
- the accB gene encoding acetyl-CoA carboxylase, biotin carboxyl carrier protein produces the protein MDIRKIKKLIELVEESGIAELEISEGEESVRISRAVAPQAQMAPIHQVAAPVAAPVAAPTAAPIAPVVEAPAQVTGHQVCSPMVGTFYGASSPDAKPFVKVGQQVTVGDTLCIVEAMKMMNQIEADKSGVVTAILAEDGNPVEFDQPLVIIE, from the coding sequence ATGGATATCCGCAAAATTAAAAAACTGATCGAACTCGTTGAAGAATCTGGTATTGCTGAACTTGAAATTTCTGAAGGTGAAGAATCAGTACGTATCAGTCGTGCGGTAGCACCTCAAGCTCAAATGGCTCCTATACACCAAGTTGCTGCTCCTGTTGCTGCACCGGTTGCTGCTCCAACGGCGGCACCTATTGCCCCTGTAGTTGAAGCTCCTGCACAAGTTACTGGTCACCAAGTTTGCTCTCCAATGGTAGGTACTTTCTATGGCGCTTCAAGCCCTGATGCAAAACCATTTGTTAAAGTTGGCCAACAAGTAACTGTGGGCGATACACTTTGTATCGTTGAAGCAATGAAAATGATGAACCAAATTGAAGCTGATAAATCAGGCGTTGTTACTGCCATTCTAGCGGAAGATGGTAACCCGGTTGAGTTTGATCAACCTCTTGTTATCATCGAATAA
- the accC gene encoding acetyl-CoA carboxylase, biotin carboxylase subunit — protein MLDKLVIANRGEIALRILRACKELGIKTVAVHSTADRDLKHVLLADETICIGPARGIDSYLNIPRIISAAEVTGAVAVHPGYGFLSENADFAEQVERSGFIFVGPKAETIRMMGDKVSAITSMKKAGVPCVPGSDGPLDDDAAKNKAHAKRIGFPVIIKASGGGGGRGMRVVRAEKDLVEAIAMTRAEAKACFNNDMVYMEKFLENPRHIEVQILADGQGNAIHLGERDCSMQRRHQKVVEEAPAPGITEEMRKYIGDRCTRACIEIGYRGAGTFEFLYENGEFYFIEMNTRIQVEHTITEMVTGIDLVKEQLRIAAGQPLSYTQDDIKLRGHSIECRINAEDSVKFLPSPGKITRFHAPGGMGVRWESHIYTGYTVPPHYDSMIGKLITYGENRDVAIARMKNALGEMIVEGIHVNVPLQEAIMNDENFQHGGANIHYLEKKLGLQ, from the coding sequence ATGTTAGATAAATTAGTTATCGCAAACCGTGGTGAAATTGCACTACGTATCTTACGAGCATGTAAAGAGCTTGGCATCAAAACAGTAGCTGTACACTCTACTGCTGACCGTGACTTAAAACACGTTCTTCTTGCTGATGAAACGATTTGTATTGGTCCTGCTCGTGGTATCGACAGTTACTTAAATATTCCTCGTATTATCAGTGCAGCTGAAGTAACAGGTGCAGTTGCTGTGCACCCTGGTTACGGTTTCTTGTCTGAAAATGCAGATTTTGCAGAACAAGTTGAACGTTCTGGCTTTATCTTTGTTGGTCCAAAAGCGGAAACTATTCGCATGATGGGTGACAAAGTATCTGCAATCACTTCTATGAAAAAAGCAGGCGTACCTTGTGTACCTGGTTCTGATGGCCCATTAGATGATGATGCCGCGAAGAATAAAGCTCATGCTAAGCGTATTGGTTTCCCTGTAATCATCAAAGCCTCTGGTGGTGGTGGTGGTCGTGGTATGCGTGTTGTTCGTGCAGAAAAAGATCTTGTTGAAGCAATTGCAATGACTCGTGCAGAAGCAAAAGCATGCTTCAACAACGATATGGTTTACATGGAGAAATTCCTTGAAAACCCTCGTCACATTGAAGTTCAGATTCTTGCTGATGGCCAAGGTAATGCTATTCACCTTGGTGAGCGTGACTGTTCTATGCAACGTCGTCACCAAAAAGTGGTTGAAGAAGCTCCGGCTCCAGGTATCACTGAAGAGATGCGTAAATACATCGGTGATCGTTGTACTCGTGCATGTATCGAAATTGGTTATCGTGGCGCTGGTACGTTTGAATTCCTATATGAAAATGGCGAATTCTACTTCATAGAAATGAATACTCGTATCCAAGTTGAGCACACGATTACTGAAATGGTAACGGGTATCGACTTAGTAAAAGAGCAACTGCGCATTGCAGCTGGCCAACCGTTATCTTATACCCAAGATGACATTAAGCTACGTGGCCACTCTATTGAATGCCGTATTAATGCAGAAGATTCCGTAAAATTCTTACCATCTCCAGGTAAGATCACACGTTTCCATGCTCCTGGTGGCATGGGTGTTCGTTGGGAATCTCACATCTATACAGGCTACACAGTACCGCCTCATTACGATTCAATGATAGGCAAGCTAATTACTTATGGTGAAAACCGTGACGTTGCTATCGCTCGTATGAAGAACGCATTAGGTGAGATGATTGTTGAAGGTATTCACGTGAACGTACCTCTACAAGAAGCAATTATGAATGATGAGAACTTCCAACACGGCGGTGCTAACATTCATTACCTTGAGAAAAAATTAGGTCTTCAATAA
- the acs gene encoding acetyl-coenzyme A synthetase, with amino-acid sequence MSDIHVYPVNQDIAINAHADEDKYREMYQQSVINPEGFWREHGQIVDWMTPYTKVKNTSFDTGHVDIKWFEDGELNVSANCIDRHLATRGDDVAIIWEGDDPQDDASITFNELHEQVCKFSNALKSQGVRKGDVVCIYMPMVAEAAVAMLACTRIGAVHTVVFGGFSPEALAGRIVDSDAKVVITADEGVRGGRTVPLKNNVDDALNNPAVTTIEKVVVFQRTGNDIEWTEGRDVWWHEATAIASSHCEPEAMNAEDPLFILYTSGSTGKPKGVLHTTGGYLVYAAMTFKYIFDYQEGEVFWCTADVGWITGHTYLIYGPLANGAKTILFEGVPNYPSTSRMSEVVDKHNVNILYTAPTAIRALMAHGKEAIEGTSRSSLRVMGSVGEPINPEAWEWYYNTIGDARCPIVDTWWQTETGGILISPLPGATALKPGSATRPFFGVQPALVDNMGNLIEGAADGNLVITDSWPGQMRTIYGDHDRFEQTYFSTFKGMYFTSDGARRDEDGYYWITGRVDDVLNVSGHRMGTAEVESALVAFDKIAEAAIVGVPHDIKGQAIYAYITLNSGEIPSAELHKEVKDWVRKEIGPIATPDFLHWTDSLPKTRSGKIMRRILRKIATGDTSNLGDTSTLADPSVVDKLIEEQRNIA; translated from the coding sequence ATGAGTGACATTCACGTATACCCAGTCAATCAAGACATCGCAATCAATGCCCATGCCGATGAAGATAAATACCGTGAAATGTATCAGCAATCCGTGATTAATCCCGAAGGATTTTGGCGTGAACATGGACAAATTGTGGATTGGATGACTCCTTATACCAAAGTAAAAAACACCTCTTTCGATACTGGTCATGTAGACATTAAATGGTTTGAAGATGGCGAGTTAAATGTCTCAGCAAACTGTATTGATCGCCACCTTGCTACTCGTGGTGACGACGTTGCTATTATCTGGGAAGGCGATGATCCTCAAGATGATGCCTCAATTACCTTCAATGAACTTCATGAACAAGTATGTAAATTTTCAAATGCACTAAAAAGCCAAGGGGTACGCAAAGGCGATGTGGTCTGTATTTATATGCCGATGGTGGCAGAAGCCGCAGTCGCAATGCTTGCTTGTACCCGTATCGGCGCGGTCCATACCGTTGTTTTTGGCGGTTTCTCCCCTGAAGCACTAGCAGGACGAATTGTTGATTCCGATGCAAAAGTCGTGATTACGGCAGATGAAGGCGTTCGTGGCGGACGCACGGTTCCACTAAAAAATAACGTGGATGATGCTTTAAATAACCCAGCAGTTACCACGATTGAAAAAGTTGTTGTGTTCCAACGTACAGGTAATGACATCGAATGGACTGAAGGTCGTGATGTTTGGTGGCATGAAGCAACCGCGATTGCTTCTTCACATTGTGAACCTGAAGCGATGAATGCAGAAGACCCTCTATTTATTCTTTATACTTCTGGCTCAACAGGAAAACCAAAAGGCGTATTACATACCACTGGCGGCTATCTTGTTTATGCAGCAATGACCTTCAAATATATTTTTGATTACCAAGAAGGCGAAGTATTCTGGTGTACTGCCGATGTAGGTTGGATCACAGGTCATACTTATCTAATTTATGGTCCATTAGCGAATGGGGCAAAAACCATTTTGTTTGAAGGCGTTCCTAATTACCCAAGCACGAGTCGCATGAGTGAAGTGGTTGATAAACATAACGTAAATATTCTTTATACTGCACCTACCGCAATCAGAGCATTAATGGCTCACGGTAAAGAAGCAATAGAAGGTACATCAAGAAGCTCTCTTCGAGTTATGGGATCGGTAGGCGAACCTATAAACCCTGAAGCATGGGAATGGTATTACAACACCATTGGTGATGCCCGTTGCCCTATCGTTGATACATGGTGGCAAACTGAAACTGGCGGGATTTTAATCTCTCCTCTTCCAGGTGCAACCGCATTAAAACCTGGTTCTGCAACTCGTCCATTTTTTGGTGTTCAACCTGCTTTGGTTGATAACATGGGTAATCTCATTGAAGGGGCTGCCGATGGTAACTTGGTTATTACTGATTCTTGGCCGGGACAAATGCGTACCATCTACGGTGATCATGACCGCTTTGAACAAACTTACTTCTCAACCTTTAAGGGAATGTATTTTACCAGCGATGGCGCTCGACGTGACGAGGATGGGTATTATTGGATCACTGGCCGTGTTGATGACGTATTAAATGTATCTGGCCACCGAATGGGAACTGCTGAAGTGGAATCCGCATTAGTCGCTTTTGACAAAATAGCAGAAGCCGCGATTGTTGGCGTTCCTCATGATATTAAAGGGCAAGCCATTTATGCCTATATCACATTAAACTCAGGTGAAATTCCAAGCGCTGAATTACATAAAGAAGTCAAAGATTGGGTAAGAAAAGAAATTGGACCGATTGCAACTCCTGATTTTCTACACTGGACAGACTCTCTACCAAAAACTCGTTCAGGGAAAATTATGCGTCGTATTCTTCGTAAAATAGCGACGGGAGATACCTCGAATCTAGGTGATACATCAACACTCGCAGATCCAAGTGTGGTCGATAAGCTAATTGAAGAGCAAAGAAATATTGCTTAA
- the aroQ gene encoding 3-dehydroquinate dehydratase has translation MSTQSRILVLNGPNLNLLGLREPAHYGSQNLEQIVNALTIQANALDIELEHLQSNREYELIEAIHNAYQRIDFIIINPAAFTHTSVALRDALLGVGIPFIEVHLSNIHAREPFRHHSYLSDKAVGVICGLGADGYEFALSAAAKRLHSN, from the coding sequence ATGTCTACTCAATCACGAATTTTAGTTCTCAATGGCCCAAACCTTAATTTGCTAGGTCTACGTGAGCCGGCTCACTATGGTAGCCAAAACTTAGAACAAATTGTTAATGCTTTAACGATTCAAGCTAACGCTTTAGATATCGAACTGGAGCATTTACAGTCAAATCGTGAATATGAGCTAATTGAAGCGATTCATAATGCTTATCAACGTATTGATTTCATTATTATCAACCCTGCTGCTTTTACGCATACTAGTGTCGCTTTACGTGATGCATTACTTGGGGTTGGTATTCCTTTTATAGAAGTACATTTATCAAATATCCACGCACGTGAGCCCTTCCGCCACCACTCTTATCTTTCAGATAAAGCGGTAGGTGTGATTTGTGGGTTAGGTGCCGATGGCTACGAATTTGCTTTGAGTGCAGCAGCTAAACGCTTGCACTCAAATTGA